In Actinomyces radicidentis, one genomic interval encodes:
- a CDS encoding anchored repeat-type ABC transporter ATP-binding subunit, with product MSEPVLEVAGLAVDLGGRPVLRDVDLAVRPGELVGLIGPNGAGKTTLLRSVLGLVPRCAGTVRTADPTSRVGYVPQRHELAWDFPVSVRDAVLGAVALRLGLLRRPRLAEQRAVERALTRTGLQDLADRPVGELSGGQRQRVLVARALALSPRLLLLDEPFTGLDMPTQEMLGDLFRLLADEGCAVLMTTHDLIAARAQCDRLVLVSGTVVASGTPAELGDAEPWRRTFRVRPDNPLLAALGVS from the coding sequence GTGAGTGAGCCCGTCCTCGAGGTCGCCGGCCTCGCCGTCGACCTCGGCGGCCGTCCCGTGCTGCGCGACGTCGACCTCGCCGTCCGGCCCGGCGAGCTCGTCGGCCTCATCGGCCCCAACGGGGCCGGCAAGACGACCCTGCTGCGCTCCGTCCTCGGGCTCGTCCCGAGGTGCGCGGGCACGGTGAGGACCGCGGACCCGACCTCCCGCGTCGGCTACGTCCCCCAGCGCCACGAGCTCGCCTGGGACTTCCCGGTGAGCGTGCGCGACGCCGTCCTCGGCGCTGTCGCCCTGCGCCTGGGCCTCCTGCGCCGCCCCCGGCTCGCCGAGCAGCGGGCCGTCGAGCGCGCCCTGACCCGCACGGGCCTCCAGGACCTCGCCGACCGCCCTGTCGGCGAGCTCTCCGGCGGCCAGAGGCAGCGAGTCCTCGTCGCCAGGGCCCTGGCCCTCAGCCCCAGGCTGCTGCTCCTCGACGAGCCCTTCACGGGCCTGGACATGCCGACGCAGGAGATGCTCGGCGACCTCTTCCGGCTCCTCGCCGACGAGGGCTGCGCGGTCCTCATGACCACCCACGACCTCATCGCCGCCCGCGCCCAGTGCGACCGCCTCGTCCTCGTGTCCGGGACGGTCGTCGCCTCGGGGACGCCGGCCGAGCTGGGCGACGCCGAGCCGTGGCGCCGCACCTTCCGCGTCCGCCCCGACAACCCGCTCCTCGCCGCCCTCGGAGTCTCCTGA